Part of the Streptomyces europaeiscabiei genome is shown below.
GCGAGGGGAAGGTCGAGGAGCTCACGGACGACCGGCTGAACGTGGTCATCCACCGGGCCGTCGGCGACACCACGGACGAGGTGCGACATGTGACGGTCACCGGGCTGGGGGAACGGTGGGCATCCGTGGAGCTGGGTGTGCTGTCCGCGTGACGCCGGGTCGTCTGCGGCTCGTCTGTTCCGACAAGGCGTCGGCAAGATGTTGCGTCGGCCGTCCTCGGCGTGGTCACATGGTAACCAGTCCTTGGTTAGGTCTACCTAACTTGGTTCGCCGGTGGCACCAGGAGGCGTCCATGTCGACAGCGGAGCGTAAGCCGACCGGGGCGGGCGGGGTGTCGATGCGGGACCTTCTGGCGGCGTGTGCGGCGGCGAAGGTGATCTCCACGCCGCCGGCTCCGCCAGCGGCTCCGCCGGTGAAGGTGGAGGGGCGGCGGACTGTGGTTGAACGGTGCCCCAGGGCTGCGTAGCGCCGCGGGAGGGGTGTCTCGGGTCGTGTCGCGGCTGGCGGGTGGGTGGGGGCTGGTCGCGCAGTTCCCCGCGCCCCTGAAGGGCCGGGGTTTCCTGCCCGGCGACCAGAAATGACCCTCTGTTCGACCCGACCGCGCTCTGCCCTGCGGGCGGACATGGCGGCCTCTGCTCGATCAGGGCCGCCCTCGCGGCGCTGGCCGCCGAACGGCTCGCGGCGGGCGGGGAACTGGAGCCGCCCTCTGCTCGATCACGGCCACCCTCTGCCCTGCGGCCGGAAATGGCCCTCTGCTCGATCACGGCCACCCTCTGCCCTGCAGGCGGGCGGATATGGCGCCCTCTGCTTGATCAGGACCGCGCTCTGCAGGCGGCCGGACATGGCGCCCTCTGCTCGACCACGACCAACCTCTGCCCTGCGGCCGGAAATGGCCCTCTGCTCGATCACGGCCACCCGCTGCCCTGCGGCTGAAAATGGCGGCGCCTTCTACTCGACCACGATCACCTTCGTGCCGATGCCGGCGAACTCCCACATCGCCTTGCCGTCCTTGCGGGCCTCTCGGATGCCGCCCGTCTTGGTGGTGGGGTCGGGCTCGGGGGTGGAGCCGTCCACCGCCGCGCTGAAGCCGATGGAGACGCCGTCGACCGTGGCGAAGCGGACGACGTTCTCGATGGGGGTGCCGTCGGAGCCGGTGACGGCGGCGGAGCGGGACGTGACCGTGTAGGTGGCGGGGGTGGGGTCGACCGTGCTGGGGGTGACCTCGAAGGTGCGGGTGACCTTCTCGTTCGCGCCGACCAGCCAGACGCGGTCGTCGTCGAGGGAGTAGACGACACGTTCGCCGGAGCCCGAGTCGTCGGGGAGGACCTCGTCGGTGTCCTTCTCCCGGTCGGCGGGGGCCTTGGACTTCGGGAGCGCCGAGGACTTGGAGGGTGACGGTTTCCCGAGGTCGTCGGGCGCGTGCGCCGACGCCTGATAGGTGAGGAAACCGACTGCGGCGATGGCCGCCGCGGTGAGCCCGGCCACGAATACCGAGCTGCTACTGGCCACCTTCTGAGTCCACCTCTCGTACCCACGTACGCCCTTGAAGTACGTCTGTGCTGTGACGGTAGCAGCAGAGGGGACGTGTACCAGGTCGGCCGTGGCCCGGCCCGAAGCGCCGTAGGCTGTTTGTGTGCTCTTGCTCGCTCTGGATACCGCCACCCCCGCCGTCACCGTCGCGCTGCACGACGGGACGGACGTCGTCGCCGCGTCGAGTCAGGTGGACGCGCGTCGCCACGGGGAACTGCTGCTGCCCGCCGTCGACCGGGTCCTCGCCGAGGCGGGCACCCGCCTCGACGCCGTCACCGGCATCGTCGTGGGCATCGGCCCCGGCCCGTACACCGGGCTGCGCGTCGGCCTCATGACCGCCGACACCTTCGGCCTCGCCCTCGGGGTCCCCGTCCACGGCGTATGCACCCTCGACGGGCTCGCGTACGCGGCCGGGGCCGAGAAATCGGTCGAGGGACCGTTCGTGGTGGCGACCGACGCCCGGCGCAAGGAGGTGTACTGGGCGCGGTACGAGGACGCCCGGACGAGAGTCACCGAGCCGGCCGTCGACCGGCCCGCCGAGATCGCCGAAGCGGTGGCCGGACTGCCGGCCGTGGGGGCCGGGGCGGTCCTCTATCCCGGCACCTTCCCGGACGCCCGCGCGCCCGAGCACGTCTCCGCGGCCGCCCTCGCGGCGCTGGCCGCCGAACGGCTCGCGGCGGGCGGGGAACTGGAGCCGCCCAGGCCGCTGTATCTGCGCCGGCCCGACGCCCAGGTGCCCAAGAACTACAAGGTGGTCACCCCCAAGTGACGACCCCGGTGCTGCGCGAGATGCGCTGGTGGGACATCGAGCCCGTCCTGGAGCTGGAGAAGGACCTCTTCCCCGAGGACGCCTGGTCCCGTGGCATGTTCTGGTCGGACCTCGCGCACGCGCGCGGGCCCCAGGCGACCCGGCGGTACTACGTGGCCGAGGACGCCGCAGGCGACGGTGACAGCGGCGGCAGGCGGATCGTCGGCTACGGGGGCCTCGCCTCCGCGGGCGACGTCGCCGACGTCCAGACCATCGCCGTCGCCCGGGAACATTGGGGCACCGGCCTCGGCGCGCTGATCCTCACCGAGCTGCTGCGGACCGCCACCACTTTCGAGTGCGCCCAGGTGATGCTCGAATGCCGGGTCGACAACGTCCGTGCCCAGAAGCTCTACGAACGCTTCGGCTTCGAGGCGATCGGCTTCCGCCGCGGCTACTACCAGCCGGGGAACGTGGACGCCCTCGTCATGCGCCTCAACGACCCTTCCGCATCCGTACAAGGAACCGAGATCAATGGCTAGGTCAATGGCTGACGAACCGCTGGTCCTGGGGATCGAGACCTCCTGCGACGAGACCGGTGTCGGCGTCGTGCGCGGCACCACACTGCTGGCCGACGCGATCGCGTCGAGCGTCGACGAGCACGCCCGCTTCGGCGGCGTGGTGCCCGAGGTCGCCTCCCGCGCGCACCTGGAGGCGATGGTCCCGACGATCGAACGCGCGTTGAAGGAAGCGGGGGTGAGCGCGAAGGACCTCGACGGCATCGCCGTCACCGCCGGGCCGGGGCTCGCGGGTGCGCTGCTGGTGGGTGTCTCGGCCGCCAAGGCGTACGCGTACGCGCTCGGCAAGCCGCTGTACGGCGTCAACCACCTCGCCTCCCACATCTGCGTCGACCAGTTGGAGCACGGGGCGCTGCCCGAGCCGACGATGGCGCTGCTGGTGTCGGGCGGGCACTCGTCGTTGCTGCTGTCCACGGACATCACGTCGGACGTACGGCCGATGGGCGCGACGATCGACGATGCGGCGGGCGAGGCCTTCGACAAGATCGCGCGGGTGCTGAACCTCGGGTTCCCGGGCGGGCCGGTCATCGACCGGTACGCGAAGGAGGGTGACCCGACCGCGATCGCGTTCCCGCGGGGGCTCACCGGGCCCCGCGACCCCGCCTACGACTTCTCCTTCTCCGGTCTGAAGACCGCCGTGGCCCGCTGGATCGAGGCCAGGCGGGCGGCGGGCGAGGACGTTCCGGTGCGGGATGTGGCGGCTTCCTTCCAGGAGGCCGTGGTGGATGTGCTGACGCGCAAGGCCGTGCGGGCCTGCCGTGATCAGGGGGTGGATCATCTGATGATCGGTGGCGGCGTCGCGGCCAACTCCCGGCTGCGGGTGCTCGCCCAGGAGCGGTGCGAGGCCGCCGGGATCAGACTCCGGGTGCCCCGGCCCAAGTTGTGCACGGACAACGGGGCGATGGTGGCCGCGCTGGGCGCCGAGATGGTGGCGCGGGGGCGCGCCGCTTCGGACTGGGACCTGTCCGCGGACTCGTCGTTGCCGGTGACGGATCCGCATGTGCCGGGGCGCGCCGCTGGCCACGGCCACGGCCACGGGCATACGCACGATCACGATCATGTGCACGAGGTCGCGAAGGACAACCTGTACTCGTGACGACCGTCGCGTTGATGTGGGAGGCGCGGGCGGTGGCCGGGCGGGGGGAGGAACTCCTCGCCTGGGCGCGGGCCCAGGAGCTTCCCGTACGGCCGCTGCGGCGCGAGACGCTCAGGGCGCCGCAGGACCGGGTGCTGGTCATCACGTGGTGGGATGCGGAGTACGACGCCGATCTACCCGAACTGCCGGAGCCCGGCGCGGAGTTGGTCAGTCGGACGGTGCACCGGTGGAGGTTCGAGTCACTGGGTGGGTGAGGCGTCGGTGCTGACTTTCGCCGACGCGGTCCAGGGCGAGGAAGAAGACGGCGAGGCAGAGCAGCGGGACGCCCCCGAGCAGCAGGAGCGTGTGTGCCGGCCGGTCGGTGAAGAGCAACCCGGTGGTGAGGGCGAACATGGCGGCCGCGACGACCAGGCTCGCGATGCCCGCCCGCCGCGCTGCCATGCGCCGTCGCGTTCCCCGGGCGATGCGCTCCTCCACCTCCGGTCGCGTCTCCAGGGACGTGAGCCCGAGCCGCAGGGCTGTGGCGCACAGGTCGGCGACCTCGGCGATCGGGTCGGTCAACTGGTACTCGTCGAGGTGCGGGAGGCGGATCCGGCGACCCTCGGTGGAGTAGAGATACCCCGACCAGCGAGGGGCGCTCCCCTTGTTGTCCTCGACCCGGATGCCGTAGATGTCGGACCAGGCCCAACTACGGGTGCGTATCACCCCGCGTACGGTGACCCCGTCGGCCGTGACGGACGTACGCGCCCGCCACTGCTCCAGCACTGCCCGGCAGGCGACGGCCAGCCACGCCACCACGGCCAGCACGTCCCAGCCCGACGGCCCGAGCGTCGCCATCGCGTGCAGCGCGCCGGCGGAGACCAGCCCCGCCGCGACCAGCGTGGTGAGGAACGCGGGCGGAATTCCCCGCCGTCTGCGGTAATCCCGCTCGATGCCGTTGCTCATGGGGCCGTTATAACCCGTCTCAGTGAGCGTGAGGTAAGGATGCTGCGGCGCGTATCGAGGGGGAGTACGTGGCTGTTCGGTGGAGCAGCCGCCACCCCCGCCACCATCCACAGCCGCGACTCCGAGGGCATCACCCCGTCCCCGCCTCGGCCCCTCCGCCTGGGCCGCGTTCGTCGCGCACGCGGCGGCCCAGGCGGAGGGACGAACGGCCGTCAGCTCTCCACGGCCCGGACCTCCGTATCGCAGTGCAACCGGCGGTCCGGGCCCACCTCGCGCACAGGGCCCGTCAGGGTCAGCCGCACCCGGTGGCGTACGTCCACGCTCGACGCGGCCAACCGCAGTTCCAGGTCGCCCGGTTCGACCACGCGCCGCCCCGAACGGTCCGTGAAGGACGACACGTCCGCGTGGAAGCGGAAGGTCACCCGCCGCGCCTCACCCGGCTCCAGCTCCACGCGCCGGTAGGCGATCAGGCGTACGTCCGGGCGGGTCACCGAGGCCACCGGGTCGTGCAGGTAGAGCTGGACGACCTCCGCACCCGCCCGCTCTCCCGTGTTGCGGACGGTCAGCGAGACGTCGTACGTGCCGTCTCCGTCCGTCGAGAGCTCAGCGCCCTCGCCCCCGTCCTCGAAGTCCGTCCACGCGAACGTGGTGTACGAGCCGCCGTGCCCGAAGGGATACAGCGGGGTGGGGTCGATGTTGCTCGCGCCGCCCAGGAGGCCCAATGGCGGCTGGAGGTACGTCCACGGCTGGCCACCGGGCCGGTGCGGGACGCTCACCGGGAGGCGGCCGGACGGGGAGACGCGGCCCGACAGCACTCCCGCCACCGCCGGGCCGCCCTCCTCCCCGGGGAAGAACGCCTGGACCACGCCCGCCAGTCGCCCGTGCCAGCGGCCCAGCGCGTACGGACGCCCGGTGAGCAGGAGCGCCACCACCGGCGTACCCGTGGCGATCAACGCGTCCAGCAGCTCCGCCTGGACCCCGGGCAGGCGCAGATCCTCCGCGTCGCAGCCCTCACCCGAGGTGCCACGGCCGAACAGGCCCGCCCGGTCGCCGAGCACCGCCACGCAGACGTCGGCCTCGGAGGCCCGCGCGACCGCCTCCGGGAACCCTCCTGTGTCCGCACCGTCCACGTCACTGCCCGCCGCGTACGTGATCTTCGCGTCGGGGAGTTCGGTGCGCAGGGACTGGAGGACGGTCGGGATCTCGATGCCCAGCGGCGTGCCGGGGTGGGCCGGCAGGACGTGGGAGGGGAAGGAGTAGCAGCCGAGCATGGCGAGCGGGTCGTCGGCGCGTGGGCCCACCAGCGCGATCCTGATGTCCGGGGCCAACGGCAGTACGTCGTCGGGGTTGTCCAGCAGGACGACCGACTCCTCGGCCAGGCGGCGGGCCAGGGCGCGGTTCGCCGTCGAGTCCAGGGAGATGCGCTCGACATCCGGTTCCGGGGCCCAGTCCTCGTCGAGCATGCCCAGCTCGCACTTCTGGAGCAGGACCCGGCGGGCCGCCCGGTCCACCAGGGACTCCGGGCTCTCACCCGCCCGCACCGCCTCCACGAGGGGCTTGCCGTAGCAGCGCAGGGTCGGCAGTTCCACGTCGAGGCCCGCCGCCAGCGCCGCGTGCGCGGCCTCCGCGCGGCTTCCCGCCACGCGGTGGTTCGTCTCCAGGAAGCCGATGCCGAAGTAGTCGGAGACGACCGTGCCGGTGAAGCCCCAGTCGTCGCGCAGGAGTTCGGTCAACAGGTGGGGGTCCGCCGAGACCGGGACGCCGTCCGTCTCCGTGTACGCCGCCATCACCGAGCGCGCGCCGCCCTCGCGCACCGCCATCTCGAACGGGGGCAGGGTCACGTCCGCGAACTCCCGTACACCGGCCCGTACGGGCGCGTGGTTGCGAGCGCCGACGGACGCGGCGTACCCCGCGAAGTGCTTCAGCGTGGCGACGATCCCGGCCGACTCCAGGCCACGGACGTACGCCGTGCCGACCGTGGACACGAGGTACGGGTCCTCGCCGATCGTCTCCTCGACCCGCCCCCAGCGCGGGTCGCGGACCACGTCCAGAACGGGGGACAGTCCCTGGTGGATGCCGACGGAGGCCAGGTCGTCGCCGATCCGCCGGGCCATCTCCTCCACGAGCGCGGGGTCGAAGGTCGCGCCCCAGGCCAGGGGGACCGGGTAGGCGGTCGCGCGCCAGGCGGTGAAGCCGGCGAGGCACTCCTCGTGGGCGACGGCGGGGATGCCGAAACGGTTCGCGGCCATGATGCGGCGCTGGGCGCGGGCCAGTGCACGCGCGCCCAGCGCCGGGTCCACGGGGGCCGTGCCGAAGACACGGGTGAGCTGGCCGAGGCCCCGGGTGATCAGCTCGTCGAAGTCGAACGACTCCGTCATGCCCTGCTCGTCGGGGGCGATGTCCTCGCCGTTCGAGTCGCTCTTCACCCACACGCCGTAGAGCTGGGCGGTCTTCTCCTCCAGGGTCATCCGGGAGAGAAGGTCGTCGACCCGGGCCGCTGCGGGCAGGGCGGGGTCACGCCAAAGGGCCGTGGTCATGAAACTCCTGTCATGGGTTGGTGAGTTTCAGTGGCAACGATGCGATGGGGGTGTCACTTGCCTCCCACCCCCATCAACCCGCCCACCAGCGCCCGTCGCGCCACCAGGTACACGGCGAAGATCGGGATGCCGGAGAGGACGACCGAGGCGAGCACGGCGGGGATGTTGATGCCGAACTGGCTGACGTAGTTGAAGAGTCCGAGGGTGAGAACGCGCGGCTCGTCGGACTGGGTGAAGATCAGCGGGAAGAGGAACCCGTTCCAGGCCTGGAGCGCCGAGAAGATGACGACCGTGCTGATGCCGCCCTTGGCCAGCGGGATCGTCAGCTGGAAGAGCATCCGGAGCGGGGACGCGCCGTCCAGGGCCATCGCCTCGTACAGGTCTTCGGAGACGTCCCGGAGTGTGCCCACCAGGACCAGGACCGAGACCGGCATCGCGAAGGCGGCCGTCGGGAGGATGACGGCCAGGAGGGTGTCGTAGAGGTCGAGTTTCGCGATCAGCAAATACAACGGGACGACCACCGCCTGTGCCGGGATCGCCACGCCCAGGAGGAACAGGCGGAAGGCCGCGTTCGACCAGCGGTCGCGGGTACGGACGGTGACGTACGCCAGAGGGATGGACAAGGACAGGACGATGCCCACGACCGACACCGCGACGATCGCCGTGTTGCTCAGCAGATGGCCGAAGCCGGTGGTGAGGACGGTGTTGTAGTTGTCGAGGGTCGGGTCCGTGGGGGGCTTGAGGGGGTTGCCCGTCAGAGCCTTGTCGGCGCCCGTGAGGGAGGCCGACAGCATCGCGTAGATGGGGATCAGGACGATGGCCAGCCAGATGAACGCGCCCAGGCCCGCCACCGGGTTGGCGCGCCTGGTCCAGTGGCGTCGGCGGCGAGAGGCGGTCACGCGCTCGCGCGAGGGCTCGTCGGTCTTCGTGGGGCGCGCCAACGTGTCGTGTGACATTCCGGCCCGTCACATCCCTTCGCGGGTGCTGCGCATGGCGCCGAATCCCGTCAGCCGGACCAGGACCAGCGAGAGGCCGGTCGCGGCGATGACCAGGAAGGACGCGATGGCGCTCGCGTAGCCGAAGTCGTAGGTCTTGAAGCCCGCCTCGTACATCAGGTAGGGCAGGATCGCGGTGTCCGTGCCGGGGCCGCCCTTGGTGAGGATCAGGACCGTCTCGAAGTACGTCAGTGAGCCGACGACCATCAGGACCGTGGACGTGGTGATCGTGTGGCGCAGCTGCGGGAGCGTGATCGAGAAGAACTGGCGGTAGCGGCCGGCACCGTCGATGGCGGCGGCCTGGTAGAGGACGTCGGGGATCTGGCGGGCCCCGCCCTGGTAGATCAGGGTGTGGAAGGGGATGAACTGCCAGCCGCCGACGAAGACGATCGCGAGGAACGCGCCGCTCTGCGAGCCCAGGGTGTCCTTCTGGATGATGCCGAAGTTCGGGTCGAGGAGGGCGTAGAAGAGGATCGCGATGGCGGTGGAGGAGAGCAGGAACGGGACGAAGAAGACCGCGGAGAGGATCGCGCGGTTGCGCTGCCGGCCCGCCGCCCAGACGCCGAGCAGGAGGGCGATGACCGTCTGGAACACCCAGCTGGCGACCGTCAGGACGACGGTCAGCCACAGGGACTGCGTCATCCGGGGGTCGTCGAGGAGCTTGCGCCAGTTGTCGAGGCCCACCGGCCGCGGGTCGCCGAGGCCGTCCCAGCTGGTGAAGGAGAGATAGAGGGCCAGGGCCATCGGGACGACCGCGAAGAAGGTGAAGAAGAGGACGCCGGGGAGGGCCCAGGCGGCGTGCGGGCGGCCGGTGCGGCTCGCGTGGTGCGCCTGCCCCTTCCGCGCCGTCGGGGTCTTCTCGACCGTGACGGTCATTTCAGGCCCTTGCACGCCGTCACGAACTCGCTCGGCGTGGACTTGCCCGCGAACAGCTTGCCTATCTCCGTGTGCATCTTGGTGCCGAGGCCGTCGCCGAGCGCCTGGTCCCAGGAGAGCGTGAACGCGGGGGCCTTCTGCACCATGTCGTACTGGAACTTCGCGTACTCGGGGTTGGGCGCGGAGGTGAGGAGGCCGGCGGCGTTCGAGGTGGTCGGGACGTCGCCGTTGTCGATCAGGGCCTGCGCGTACGCCTGGGAGGCGCAGTCCTTCAGGAAGCCGACCGCCAGGTCCTTGTTCTTCGTACGGGCGTTGACGGACCAGTAGTTGGTGGGGTTGCCGACGACGTTGCGGACATCGCCCGTGCCGCCCTCGACGGTCGGGAAGGGGGCCCAGCCCAGGTTCGCCTTGGCGAAGTCCGGGAACTTGCCGAGCTGAGTGGAGTACTCCCAGGAGCCCATCAGGTGCATGGCGGCCTTGCCGCGCGCGAAGACCGCGGGGGCGCCGCCGTTGACGTACGACACCGAGGTGAACTTGGAGCCGAAGGCGTCGTCGTCGACGAGTTCCTTGACCAGTTCGGCGGCCTTGAGGATCGTGGGGTCGCCCCAGCCCTCGGCGTCGCCGTCCTGGATGCGCTTGAAGACCTCGGGGCCGCCGATACGGTCGACCAGGTACTCCAGCCACATCAGCTCGGGCCAGACGTCGGATCCGCCCAGGGCGAAGGGGGTGATCTTCGCCTTCTTGAGCTTGGCGTTGTTGTCGAGCAACTGGTCCCAGGTGGTGGGGGGCTGGAGCTTGTGCTCGGCGAAGACGGCCTTGTTGTAGAAGAGGATCACCGGTTGCATGCCGCGCATCGGAATGCCGTAGTGGCGGCCCTTGAGATCGCCTGCGGCCAGGACCGACGGCAGGAAGCCGTCCTTGAGGACCGGGTCGCCCTCGATGACGTCGGTGAGGTCGGTGAGCTTGCCCGCCTCCTCGTACGGCTTGATCGAGCCGCCGCCCCAGTTGAAGAACACGTCCGGGGCGCTGGGGGAGCCCATGGCCGTGCGGAGCTTGGGGGAGTAGTCGGAGCCGGGGACCTTCTGCAGCTTGATGGTGCCGCCGGCCTTCTTCGCCGCCGCCGACTTGTTGAACCGGTCGACGCCCGCCTGTTGGACCTTCACCGCGTCGTCGCCGTACACGAACGCGGTGAGCGTCTTGCCGTCCCCGGCGCCGCCCCCGCCGCCGGAGCCGCAGGCGGTGAGGCCGGTGCCGAGTCCCGCGGTGAGCAACGAGGCTGAACCGGCGCCGAGGAACCAGCGCCTGCTGAACGGCCGGCCGCCCGCGCTGTTGCCGGTGACCTGGCCTCTACTCTGCTCCATGACAGCACCCTTCACGAATGTTCGGACGCGCGAATGTTTCGGATGGCACTTCGAATGTTCCGGGAACGTATGACTGTCGAAAGGGTTCGTCAAGAGGTCGCGCAGGGATACGATCCCGCTCATGAAGCCCGCGAAGCCCGAGGAAACCCAGACAAGAGCGCGTGCGTCGCGGTCCACGCAGACCGCGACGCTCGCCGAGATCGCCCGCCAGGCCGGCGTTTCGGCTCCGACTGTTTCGAAGGTGCTCAACGGCCGCGCGGATGTCGCGCCCGCGACCCGTACCCGCGTCGAGGACCTGCTGCGCGCGTACGGCTACCGCCGCCGACGCGCCGAGGCGAGCCGGTCCCCCCTCATTGACCTGGTCTTCCACGAACTGGAGAGCGCCTGGGCGATGGAGGTCATCCGGGGGGTCGAGAACATCGCGCGGGAGGAGGGCCTGAGCGTCGTCCTCTCCGAGAGCGCGGGCCGGCTCACCCCCGGCCGCACCTGGGCCGACCAGGTCGCCGCGCGCCGCCCGCACGGGGTCGTCCTCGTGCTGTCCGGGCTCGACGAGTCCCAGCGCGCGCTGCTGACCAGCAGGTCCATCCCGTTCGTGGTGATGGACCCGGCCGGTGACCCCGGTGACGACGTGCCCTCGATCGGCGCCACCAACTGGCAGGGCGGCCTGGCCGCCACCCGCCATCTGGTCGAACTCGGCCACCGGCGTATCGGTGCCATCAGCGGCCCCTCGCGGATGATGTGCAGCCGCGCCCGGGTCGACGGCTACCGGGCCGCCCTGGAGACCGCCGGGCTGCCGGTCGACCCGGGCCTGCTCAAGGCCGGCGACTTCCATCACGAGACCGGCTACCGGCTGGGCCTGGAACTGCTGCGTCGCCCCGACCGCCCGACGGCAGTCTTCGCCGGCAACGACCTCCAGGCGCTCGGCCTCTACGAGGCCGCCCGGGAACTGGGCCTGCGCATCCCGGAGGACCTGAGCGTGGTCGGCTTCGACGACCTGCCGGTGGCCCGCTGGGTGGGGCCGCCGCTGACGACCGTACGGCAGCCGCTGATGGAGATGGCCGAGGCGGCGGCCCGGCTCGTCCTCGACCTCGGCCGCCAGGACGGCTCCTCGGCGGCGACCCGGGTGGAACTGGCGACGAGCCTGGTGGTGCGGAGCAGTACGGGGGTGCCGCCGAGCGGCACTGACACCGACCGGGTCCTGAGGCCGACCGAGTCCTGACGTCATTGGTCGTCTGGCGCCGGCGGTGCCCCGAGGTCAGCCGTGTGCGGACGCCTGCCGAGTCCTGAGGCCGACCGGGTCCTGAGGCGGGCCGTGCTCTGACGTCAGTGGTCGTCTGACGGCGGCGGTGCCCCGAGGTCAGCCGTGTGCGGACGCCTGCCGAGTCCTGAGGCAGGCCGTGCTCTGACGTCAGTGGTCGTCTGGCGCCGGCGGTGCCCCGAAGTCAGCCGTGTGCGGACGCCCGCCGAGTCCTGAGGCCGACCGGGTCCTGAGGCCGACCGGGTCCTGAGGCAGGCCGTGCTCTGAGGCCGGCCGTGTGCTGACGCCGACCGTGCCCTGACGCCAACTGCCCCCGAAGTCAGCCCTGCCCGGAAGGGGTGCGGGGAACTGCGCGATCGGCCACGGCGGAGCGGCGGTCGGGCTGCGGACCGGACTCGGCGACCGGCCACGGCGGAGCGGCGGTCGGCTGTGGATCGGACCCGGCGGACGGGTGTCCGACGCGGTCAAGCGCCGCCGGTGACCCGTGTGGCCGAAAGTTGATGTATTGACGGGGTGAGACAACCCGCTCCACACTCCTCCGCAGTCAATCGGTTGCACAACCGAAACTTTCGGAGGCACCCGCAATGAGAACCTCCAGAACCCCCTTGCGTTCCCGTCTCGCTTCCCTGTTCACCGGCGTGGCCGCCCTCGCAGCCCTGCTCGTCGCGGCCCCCGCCGCCCACGCCGCCGACCCGCCCCTGCGTGACCTCGCCGCCGCCAAGGGCAAGGGCATCGGCACCGCGGTGACCGGCTCCAAGCTCACCGGCACCTACGGTGAGATCGCGGGCCGGGAGTTCAACTGGCTCACCCCCGGCAACGCCATGAAGTGGGGCTCCGTCGAGCCCACCCGGGGCAATTTCAACTGGACCGAGGCCGACAGAATCGTCGACTTCGCCGAGGCCCACGACCAGGACGTACGCGGCCACACCCTGGTCTGGCACAGCCAGAACCCGAGCTGGCTCGACAACGGCACCTGGACGCCCGCGCAGCTCAGCCAGCTGATGAACGACCACATCGCGCTCGAAGTCGGCCGCTACAAGGGCCGGTTGGCCGCCTGGGACGTGGTGAACGAACCCTTCAACGAGGACGGCACCTACCGCCAGACCCTCTGGTACAACGGCCTCGGCACCGACTACATCGCCCAGGCGCTCACCGCCGCCCGCGCCGCCGACCCGGCCGCCAAGCTCTACATCAACGACTACAACGTCGAGGGCGTCAACGCCAAGAGCACGGCCCTCTACAACCTGGTCAGGGACCTGAAGGCGCGAGGCGTCCCGATCGACGGGGTCGGCCTCCAGGCCCATCTGATCCTCGGCCAGGTGCCGTCGACCCTGCAGCAGAACATCCAGCGCTTCGCCGACCTGGGCGTGGACGTCGCCATCACGGAACTCGACATCCGGATGCAACTTCCGGCCACCGAGGCCAAGCTGGCCCAGCAGCGC
Proteins encoded:
- the tsaD gene encoding tRNA (adenosine(37)-N6)-threonylcarbamoyltransferase complex transferase subunit TsaD — translated: MADEPLVLGIETSCDETGVGVVRGTTLLADAIASSVDEHARFGGVVPEVASRAHLEAMVPTIERALKEAGVSAKDLDGIAVTAGPGLAGALLVGVSAAKAYAYALGKPLYGVNHLASHICVDQLEHGALPEPTMALLVSGGHSSLLLSTDITSDVRPMGATIDDAAGEAFDKIARVLNLGFPGGPVIDRYAKEGDPTAIAFPRGLTGPRDPAYDFSFSGLKTAVARWIEARRAAGEDVPVRDVAASFQEAVVDVLTRKAVRACRDQGVDHLMIGGGVAANSRLRVLAQERCEAAGIRLRVPRPKLCTDNGAMVAALGAEMVARGRAASDWDLSADSSLPVTDPHVPGRAAGHGHGHGHTHDHDHVHEVAKDNLYS
- a CDS encoding beta-xylosidase/alpha-l-arabinosidase gives rise to the protein MTTALWRDPALPAAARVDDLLSRMTLEEKTAQLYGVWVKSDSNGEDIAPDEQGMTESFDFDELITRGLGQLTRVFGTAPVDPALGARALARAQRRIMAANRFGIPAVAHEECLAGFTAWRATAYPVPLAWGATFDPALVEEMARRIGDDLASVGIHQGLSPVLDVVRDPRWGRVEETIGEDPYLVSTVGTAYVRGLESAGIVATLKHFAGYAASVGARNHAPVRAGVREFADVTLPPFEMAVREGGARSVMAAYTETDGVPVSADPHLLTELLRDDWGFTGTVVSDYFGIGFLETNHRVAGSRAEAAHAALAAGLDVELPTLRCYGKPLVEAVRAGESPESLVDRAARRVLLQKCELGMLDEDWAPEPDVERISLDSTANRALARRLAEESVVLLDNPDDVLPLAPDIRIALVGPRADDPLAMLGCYSFPSHVLPAHPGTPLGIEIPTVLQSLRTELPDAKITYAAGSDVDGADTGGFPEAVARASEADVCVAVLGDRAGLFGRGTSGEGCDAEDLRLPGVQAELLDALIATGTPVVALLLTGRPYALGRWHGRLAGVVQAFFPGEEGGPAVAGVLSGRVSPSGRLPVSVPHRPGGQPWTYLQPPLGLLGGASNIDPTPLYPFGHGGSYTTFAWTDFEDGGEGAELSTDGDGTYDVSLTVRNTGERAGAEVVQLYLHDPVASVTRPDVRLIAYRRVELEPGEARRVTFRFHADVSSFTDRSGRRVVEPGDLELRLAASSVDVRHRVRLTLTGPVREVGPDRRLHCDTEVRAVES
- the tsaB gene encoding tRNA (adenosine(37)-N6)-threonylcarbamoyltransferase complex dimerization subunit type 1 TsaB encodes the protein MLLLALDTATPAVTVALHDGTDVVAASSQVDARRHGELLLPAVDRVLAEAGTRLDAVTGIVVGIGPGPYTGLRVGLMTADTFGLALGVPVHGVCTLDGLAYAAGAEKSVEGPFVVATDARRKEVYWARYEDARTRVTEPAVDRPAEIAEAVAGLPAVGAGAVLYPGTFPDARAPEHVSAAALAALAAERLAAGGELEPPRPLYLRRPDAQVPKNYKVVTPK
- a CDS encoding PH domain-containing protein, with amino-acid sequence MSNGIERDYRRRRGIPPAFLTTLVAAGLVSAGALHAMATLGPSGWDVLAVVAWLAVACRAVLEQWRARTSVTADGVTVRGVIRTRSWAWSDIYGIRVEDNKGSAPRWSGYLYSTEGRRIRLPHLDEYQLTDPIAEVADLCATALRLGLTSLETRPEVEERIARGTRRRMAARRAGIASLVVAAAMFALTTGLLFTDRPAHTLLLLGGVPLLCLAVFFLALDRVGESQHRRLTHPVTRTSTGAPSD
- the rimI gene encoding ribosomal protein S18-alanine N-acetyltransferase, encoding MTTPVLREMRWWDIEPVLELEKDLFPEDAWSRGMFWSDLAHARGPQATRRYYVAEDAAGDGDSGGRRIVGYGGLASAGDVADVQTIAVAREHWGTGLGALILTELLRTATTFECAQVMLECRVDNVRAQKLYERFGFEAIGFRRGYYQPGNVDALVMRLNDPSASVQGTEING
- a CDS encoding L,D-transpeptidase — protein: MASSSSVFVAGLTAAAIAAVGFLTYQASAHAPDDLGKPSPSKSSALPKSKAPADREKDTDEVLPDDSGSGERVVYSLDDDRVWLVGANEKVTRTFEVTPSTVDPTPATYTVTSRSAAVTGSDGTPIENVVRFATVDGVSIGFSAAVDGSTPEPDPTTKTGGIREARKDGKAMWEFAGIGTKVIVVE